Proteins from a genomic interval of Benincasa hispida cultivar B227 chromosome 7, ASM972705v1, whole genome shotgun sequence:
- the LOC120081783 gene encoding uncharacterized protein LOC120081783 yields MYVTRPLSLYRESPSSISMPPPEGPNSGILVIQDQKEDAELRSSKWCGMFKKKESVKMLPFPQNKILRLTHSVEAGEFEYSESVYAVLIPVLNKPLSSNQYYIINARGARKGLACTNSKEDETSSSKCCYTVPDPPPQIFDPKNEYQQFQISDYIYCGGASGFVSKSVAPDGVPPLRLSRNGWQAYPQPLNNFLEPTQALGLNASLRACLPDLNFSLPCKSSDAVVVGKWYCPFIFIREGNEAVGSQMTNSLYYEITLHQNWVEIFKCENNGVAPDNVDAFVEREVVSIAGEAATPVGSRNVGDGIVWFEPWKVGLSLVIVERMKWEQERGGFRWVEEREEKKVRVVKNKEELKFKEKGNKWKRFGCYVLVERFVVKRMDGSLVLTWEFRHTHQVRTKWE; encoded by the exons ATGTACGTGACAAGGCCTCTTTCTCTATATAGAGAGTCTCCGTCGTCAATATCGATGCCGCCACCGGAGGGTCCGAACTCGGGGATTTTGGTGATTCAAGATCAAAAAGAAGATGCAGAATTGAGAAGTAGCAAGTGGTGTGGAATGTTTAAGAAGAAGGAATCAGTGAAGATGTTGCCGTTCCCTCAGAACAAGATACTGCGGCTTACACATTCGGTAGAGGCAGGAGAATTTGAGTATTCAGAATCGGTATACGCAGTGCTGATTCCAGTTCTGAATAAGCCTCTCTCCTCGAACCAATATTATATCATCAATGCTCGCGGCGCCCGAAAAGG ACTAGCATGCACCAATTCaaaagaagacgagacaagCAGCAGCAAGTGCTGCTACACCGTCCCTGATCCCCCGCCACAAATCTTCGACCCGAAAAATGAATACCAACAATTTCAAATCAGTGATTACATATACTGTGGAGGAGCCTCCGGATTTGTGTCCAAGTCTGTGGCTCCAGATGGGGTTCCTCCACTACGTCTAAGCCGCAATGGCTGGCAAGCTTATCCCCAACCTCTCAACAACTTCCTCGAGCCCACCCAAGCCCTCGGTCTCAACGCCTCGCTCCGAGCCTGCCTCCCAGATCTCAACTTTTCATTACCCTGCAAATCCTCTGACGCAGTGGTTGTCGGGAAGTGGTATTGCCCTTTCATTTTCATTCGCGAAGGAAATGAAGCTGTTGGATCTCAAATGACCAACTCGCTCTATTATGAAATTACCCTCCATCAGAATTGGGTTGAGATTTTCAAATGTGAAAATAACGGTGTAGCTCCTGATAATGTGGATGCTTTTGTAGAAAGGGAAGTTGTTTCGATTGCAGGCGAGGCGGCCACGCCAGTGGGGAGTAGAAATGTTGGTGATGGGATTGTGTGGTTCGAGCCATGGAAGGTTGGGTTGAGCTTGGTGATTGTAGAGAGGATGAAATGGGAACAGGAAAGAGGGGGGTTTCGATGGGTTGAAGAAAGGGAGGAAAAGAAAGTGAGGGTAGTGAAGAATAAAGAGGAGTTGAAGTTTAAGGAAAAGGGCAATAAGTGGAAGAGATTTGGATGTTATGTGTTGGTTGAAAGGTTTGTGGTTAAGAGAATGGATGGAAGTTTGGTTCTTACTTGGGAATTCAGGCACACTCATCAAGTTAGAACCAAATGGGAATGA